The genomic stretch CGATATTTTCTTAGGTACTGGGCTTGGGCCGCGCAGTTACGCCATTATTGAGCAGGGTATGATCTCACGGCTGATTGAAAGTAAGCCGCAAGAGCTGCGTATCTTTCTTGAGGAGGCGGCGGGGATCTCGAAGTACAAAGAGCGTCGTAGAGAAACCCAGACTCGAATAAAAAACACCCGCGAAAACATGGAGCGGCTCCTGGATGTGCGCCAGGAGCTACAGAATCAGCTAGAGAAGCTGGAGCTGCAGGCACAGCAAGCCAGCAAATATAAAACCTTAAAGAGCCAAGAGCGCGACCTGCGTAGTTGGACTGCGGTATTAAAGTGGCAGGGGTTTGTGCAAAAACAAACTGACAAAGCCGAACAAATAGCCAAACTGGAAGATAAACTGGCTTTTTTTGCCGACGCCAACAGTGGCCATGACGCGCTGTTAGCGGGTCTTGAGCAAGAAATTAAACACCTTAGTGATGGCTATGAGCACGCCCAACAATCTCAACATAACATTGAAACGCAGCTAGCAAAACTAGAGCAGCAAAAGCTCAGCCTCGCTGAAAAGCGCCGTCAGCTGGAACAACAAGCCCAAGAGCTGCAACTGCAACAAGAAGAGGTGGCGACTGAGCTTAAGCAGCAAGACGACAGCGCCAGCACTATGGTCAAACAGGTGGAAGATGCAAGCGAAGCGGTAGCAGTAGCGGAATTGGCGCTGGAAGAGTTAGAGCAGTGCGGTGAACAAGACCGCGAGCAACAACACCAGTTAGAGCAACAGCACCAAGATTGCCAACAGCAAGTGCAGCAACTTGAGCGTCAGCAACAGCAGCTCGAGCACCAAATTGCTCAGCACCAGCACACCATAGCTCATCAACAAGCACGGCAAACGGAGCTGGAGGAGCAAGCACAAGAGCATCAATCACAAGCGCTTGACGCTGAATTACAACAAGCACAAGCACAGCAGCAGCAGATTATTCAAGCCATGGCATCGTTACAAAGCCAAGCTCAACAACAGCAAACACAACAAAATCAGCAAAGCGAATCGCTCGCAGCGTTAGAGCAAGCGCATGCGCAGGCACAACAAGCACTGCAAGATAAGCAATCCACGATTAAGGCGTTGTCGCAATGGGCAGAACAATCGCAGCAACAAAGCGGTATAAGCATGTTATCGCAGTTGCGTGTTGCCGCTGGGTTTGAACATGCAGTTGAAGCGGCGCTGTTAGGGTTTAGTCACTTATCGTTAGCTGAAGAGCCAAACCATAACGGCGTGTGGCATTGTGATATGGAAATCGCACCAGAGTCTGTGGCCAGTAAAATTCATCAGGGCGTGTTTCCCAGTTTTCTGAGCAAAGTTAAATTGCAAACGGAAGCACAACCATTTGTTGCCTGCTCTGAGTATCTTTTTGCGGTGACAACGACGGGGCTGGTTATCGGTGAAAACTTCCGTGCTAGAATAAAAAACGATGAAGGCGGTGCTTTAAAACGCTATGCTGAGCTGCAAGCGTGTCAGACGGCATTACCTAAATTAGCCGCGCAAGTAACCGAGTTGCAGTCACAAATTACCACTCAGCAGCAAGCTCGTGCAGTGACAGCAGAGGCATTATCGGATACGCAGCAACAAGTGCACCAGCATGCGCAACAGATTGCAGGGTTAAAGAGCAAAATTGAAATGTTGCAAACAGGTGTTGAAACGTGGCAAACCACGGCGACTAAGATCCAAGCCAGTCAAGCACAAGTTGAGCAACAGCTAAAGCAGTTACAAGACAACATTAGCCAGGAAAATGCCAACTTAGCGCTGTTAACGGAGCAAATGGAGCAGGCACAAGCGGCGCAAACGGCCAGTGCAGAAGCGCTACGCGACTTCAAGCAGCAATCACAATCACGCCACTTAGCAACACAGCAAGCACAGCAGCAATTGCATGATAAAAAGTTGGCGTTACAACAAGTGCACAGTGAGCAGCAGCTTAGCCACTCCAAATTGCTGCATTTGCAGCAGCGTGAGCAAGAGCTACAGTCTCGGTTGCAGCAAACCCAGGCCAGTCTCAACAGTTGTGAAGAACCGCTTGAAGCGGCGCAGGAGCAAGTGGAAGTGTTGCTGATGCAACAGCTCGAGGCGCAAGAGCAAAAACACAATTACTTTGAGCAGATGCAACAAGCAAAGCAGCACTTGAGTGAAAAACAAGCCAGTTTAAAAGAGGCGCAAAGTGAAGTGCAGCAACTCACTGAGTCGTTACAGCAACTCAAACTGGATGAGCAAAGCTTGATGTTAAAAGCACAAAATGCCTTGGAGCCTTTAGAGGTGTTAGGGCGTCAGCTTAAAACTGAGCTAGAAAATTTGCCCGATGATGCCAACCTGGGGCGCTACCAAGCGCAACTGAACCAAATCAGTAGTGATGTTGAAAAGTTGGGAGCGGTAAACTTAGCGGCAATTGATGAGTTTGCTGAAGCAAAGCAGCGCAAAGAGTATTTAGATTCGCAATTGCAAGACCTCAGTGATGCGCTAGCGTCTCTTGAAGGGGTTATAAGAAAAATTGATAGAGAGACCAAGGCGCGCTTTAGCGCGACCTTTGAGCAGGTGAATTCAGACTTGGCTGAGCTATTTCCTAAAGTCTTCGGTGGCGGCAGTGCTTACTTAGAACTCACCAGTGATGACCTATTAGATAGTGGGGTATCTATCATGGCAAGGCCTCCTGGTAAGAAAAACTCAACAATTCATCTGCTAAGTGGTGGAGAAAAAGCGCTGACCGCATTATCATTGGTATTTTCAATATTCAGACTAAATCCAGCGCCGTTTTGTATGCTGGATGAGGTAGATGCACCACTTGATGATGCCAATGTTGGGCGATTTTGTCGCTTAGTAGAAGAAATGTCACAAACGGTGCAATTTATTTATATCAGTCACAATAAAGTCGCGATGGAAATGGCGGGCAGACTGACGGGGGTAACTATGGCGGAACCAGGGGTGTCTCGCATGGTTGCCGTAGATATAGAACAAGCAGTGCAAATGGCACAGGCATAACAACAAAAAGGTGAGCAATGGCCACAGAGTTAAGATGGGCATTAATCGTGATCAGTGCGTTGGTCATAGGTGGGCTTTTGATCCATGGACTTTGGTCGGTGAGAAAGAAAGACGCAGAAGGGTCGCAACCGAAGCGAGCTGATGACACAACAAGCGATCATATTAAAGAGCCAAACGAACCTGAGATTGGAGAAATGGCGTTTACTGCGGTAGATGACGAGCCGGTGACTGAAGCGCCAACTGTCGACCATGAGCCCGAGACAGACACGTCTGAGGCTGTTAGTGAAGAGGGGAGCGATAGTCAGGTCAGCGAGCCACAAGACTTTATTATTCTGCACGTGCAAATGCCTGAGGGTCTGACTATGGCAGGATCTCGCCTGTTGCCTGCGGTGTTAAGTTTGGGTTTTAAGTATTCAGACGAAGGTTTTTTCAATCGCCATTTAGAGCCCTCGGGAAATGGCCCTGTGCTGTTTAGGTTAGTGAATATGTATAACCCAGGCACCTTTGATATTGATCATATGGAACAGTTTAGTACTGCAGGGATCAGCTTGTTTATGACGTTACCCTGTGAAGGCGATAACTTGGCCGCATTCAATATGCTTCATAGTGCTGCGAAAAAGCTCGCTGAAGAATTTGGTGCCACTGTACTTGATAAAGACCGTGAACCACTTACTGTAGAAGCCGTAAGAGGGTACGTTGAGAAAGTGCGCGAGTTTGCCGCATAACAATCGATTAATTTGCTACTAAGCCACCAGATCATGCTGGTGGCTTTTTACGTTTAGAGGTAATGATTAAGATGTCAGGAACCGTCGAGAGTCAAATCGCTGCATTGCGACAGCAACTAGAAGATTTTAATTATCAGTATTATGTATTAGACAACCCAAGCGTGCCTGACGCTGAGTATGACCGCATGATGCGGCAGCTTATCTCTTTGGAGCAACAGCACCCAGAATTACTGACCCCCGACTCACCATCGCAAAAAGTGGGGGGAGAAGCGCTGAGTAAGTTTCAACAAGTGACCCATAAAGTCCCCATGCTATCGTTGGATAATGCCTTTGATGAAGCTGAATTCACAGCGTTTAATCGCCGTTTAAAAGAGCGCTTAATGGTAAGTAACGACATCGCCTACTGTTGTGAACCGAAACTCGATGGCTTGGCGGTATCGATTTTATATCGCAATGGCGTGCTAGTTCAGGCGGCAACTCGTGGTGATGGTCAGGTCGGTGAGAACATCACTGAGAATGTTAAGACCATTCGCAATGTGCCGCTGAAGCTCAGAGGTGAGAACGTTCCGCAAGAAGTGGAAGTCAGAGGTGAGGTCTTTATTGATACGGCGGGGTTTGAGAAGTTAAACGCCACCGCACAGGCAAAAGGCGAGAAAACCTTCGCTAACCCAAGAAATGCTGCAGCTGGCAGCCTGCGACAACTCGATTCCAAGATCACCGCAAAGCGCCCTTTAATGTTCTATGCCTACTCAATGGGACTAGTTGAAGGGGGTGAACTGGCTGATGAGCACTATGCTCAGTTGCAACAACTTCAGAGTTGGGGGCTGCCCATGAGCCCAGAGACCAAGTTAGTAGAAAATGCCCAGCAAGCGCTGGATTACTATCAAGACATCATGGCACGCCGAAGTGAGTTGCCTTATGAAATTGATGGCGTGGTGATCAAAGTCAATAACAAGCAACAGCAGGAGCAGCTTGGCTTTGTGGCTCGGGCACCAAGATGGGCCATTGCTTTCAAATTCCCAGCACAAGAAGAAATTACGCAATTATTGGATGTTGAATTTCAAGTTGGGCGTACAGGGGCAATCACGCCTGTAGCCCGTTTAGAGCCAGTGTTTGTCGGTGGCGTCACGGTATCCAATGCTACTTTGCATAATGGCGACGAAATTGCTCGATTGGGAGTGAAAATAGGCGATACCGTGGTGATCCGCCGTGCCGGAGATGTGATCCCGCAGGTGACTCAAGTGGTACTTGATAGGCGCCCTGAAACGGTAACGGCGATTCACTTTCCAGACAGTTGCCCTGTGTGTGACTCTCATGTAGAGCGCGTGGAAGGAGAGGCGGTGGCTCGCTGTACCGGTGGCTTAGTGTGCCGGGCTCAACGTAAAGAGGCGATAAAGCACTTTGCCTCACGTAAAGCCTTAGATATAGATGGTCTGGGTGACAAGATCGTTGAACAATTGGTAGAGCGTGAGCTGATAAAAACGCCTGCCGATTTGTTTATTTTAAAGCAGGGGCACTTTGAATCGTTAGAGCGTATGGGGCCAAAGTCCGCGAAGAATTTAGTCGCGGCACTTGAAGCGGCAAAACAGACTACCTTGGCCAAGTTCTTATATGCTTTAGGAATAAGAGAAGTAGGAGAGGCAACAGCACAGAATTTGGCTAACCACTTCCTGACTCTTGAAAAAGTAATGTCTGCCTCAATTGATAGTCTACAGCAGGTCAATGATGTTGGCGTGGTGGTGGCACAGCATATTCATAGCTTTTTCGCCGAGCCCCATAACCAAGAAGTGGTAGAGGCGTTAATTCAGGTTGGCGTAAATTGGCAAGATGTTGCGGCGCCATCAGTGGATGAGCAACCGCTAGCAGGCCAAACTTATGTTCTTACCGGTACCTTGAGCCAGCTTAACCGCAATGACGCCAAAGCGAGGCTACAGACTCTAGGGGCTAAAGTAGCTGGCAGTGTGTCTAAAAACACCGACGCGGTTTATGCCGGTGAAAAAGCCGGGTCGAAACTGACTAAGGCACAGGAGCTCGGTGTTGAGGTATTCGATGAAGAAGCTTTGATTGCGCTATTCGATAAATATGAAAAGTAGTGAGGTCGGGGGCGCTTTTGATGCCACCGGGTTGGTAAAGTAACATTATGAAAACAGCAAGATACGGCCCCGAATACTGGGATAAATATGGTGTCTACAGGACGCCACTGGCGTTTAATTTAGTGCTAATCGTGTTATTGCGGCCTATTTTGATCTGGGTTTTCTCAGCACTGACACGCCGCCCGGAGTTGGATTTGATGTCACTATTTTTTGACTCTAAATATCATTTTTTTGTCGCCACGGGCATTGCTTGTATCGCGCTTATTCCCACTGCAGTATATTCGATGCGGCGTCCTAGTAGTTCGCCAAAGCTTGCTGCGGTGTGGCGGCATATGCGATGGCCACTGATTTTGACCGCCATGCTGGATTTGGGGTGGTTAGGGTATCAAGCCGCACAAAGTCATTACAGCTTCTCGCCTTATGTGGCTATACAAATTGTGTTAGTGGCTTGGGTGCTCTTATACTTAGTGAAAAGCCGCTATTTAAGTTGCTTCTTTGGCGACTGGCCGTATCCGGTGGATAAACAATCAGAGCAAGGGGAATAATATGTTAACTTGGCCTGACATAATGAAATTTGCACACGATGGTAACCCAAGTGCGCCGCGGCGAGTAGAGAAAACGGCCGCAAAATGGCGTGAACAATTAGCGCCTGAGGTCTATACCATAACGCGTGAGAAAGGCACTGAGAGGCCTTTTAGCTCACCTTCTTGCCAGTTATTTGAGCCAGGGAAGTATGCTTGTGTGTGTTGTGGTGAATTATTGTTTGATGCAAGTGAAAAATATGACAGTGGGTCGGGGTGGCCTGCTTTCACCCAGCCTGCCAATGTTGCTGCGGTAGCTTATCATAGTGATAGTAGTCATGGTATGGAGCGTGTAGAAATCACTTGTAACTGTTGTGACAGCCACCTTGGTCATGTATTTCCTGATGGTCCACCACCAAGTGGGCTGCGGTATTGCGTTAACGCCTTATCACTTCAGCGTGTGGACTAAGTGTAAAGCACTACTGAAACTCCAGTTTCATTTCTTGTAGTCGAGATTTGAGTTTACTATAGCGGAGCTGTTGCTCATCATCTAGCTCTGCTTCTTCAAGTAGCGTGGAGCAGCGTTTCGCAAGGTTTGAATTAAAGGTGCCGCCAGACTTGGCACAGCTATCACTCATGCATTGCAGTAAATTAAGGGCAATGCCGGCATTTTTCGGCATGATCCTAAATGCTTGGGTAAATGCCTCCAAGGCAACCTCATATTGACCGCGGTTAAACTGAGTAACCGCATGGTTATTAAGCTCCTTGGGCCCCATGGTAATTTCTTTTTTCTCCTGCTGCTGCTGATACAAGTAATGCATGGTGGTCGCATCAGCCACGGACTTGTGCCGCTCGCAGTGGTGGATCACACGATTAAATAATTCTTGCGCTTTGAGGTTGAGACCGACTTCATGAAATGCTTTCGCTTTGTCGAGAGTAGAGTCAACTGAACGTATAATCGGATCGTCGTCCAGTTGTTCAAGTAATTGCTTAGCTTTGTCGTGTTCATCTTTAAGGTAATGAACCCGAGCGTTGAGAACGTCAATTTGCGCTTGGTTTTGGGCATTGGGAAACTGCTGTTTCAGGTCGCTAAGGTATTGCTGGGTTTGTCGAGTTAAACGGGTTACCTGATCTGACTGATCTGTGCTTAAGGCAAAATCAATGCCTGCGCGAGCCGCATTAAGGTATATTTCAGGCTTATCGTGGATCGAGTGTCGAGCAAAGGTGGCAATATCTTTATAGGCTTTGTAACTGGCCTCATAATCATGGTTTATTTGCGCGACGCGCCCTAGAGAACTTTGTCTATCGATATTTCGTGGTGCCATTTCAATGGCTTGTTGCAGTAATTGTTGCGCGTTTTCATATTGATTCAGCTTGATCTCCAATTTGCTCAGCAAGTCCAGTGCTGGCAAGCGTGTTTCTGCACGCTCAATCAAGTTTTTAAGCATCTTTTGCGCGACCACGTCCTCGTTATTGTTAATCAGAGTTTCAACTAACCCAAGCTTTGCCCAGGTAAATTTTTGTAATTCCAAGACATTTTTATAAAAGGTTTTTGCTTCTTCAAAGCGGCCGAGTCTTTGTAATAACTCGCCTTTGAGCTTGAGCAACAAAGAGGTGTAGTTATGGCTTTTTTTATCCAGCTCTGCATCAAGCGTTTTGAGTGCTTTTGAATAGTTTTTGTCATCCATCAAGGAGTGGATCTTATGCAGTGCTTGGCGACGCTTGAGTACCCGTTCGATGCGTGATTGTAGTTCTTTTATTGAGAAGGGTTTAACTAAAAAATCGTCTGGCTGCAGCTCAATAATACTATGAACGAGCTCGGGGCTGGTTTCTGAAGAAATAAAAATAAAAGCGGTACCAGAGCGAATAAGCTGTTTGGCTCTTAACTCTTCATAGAATTGATAACCATCTTGTTTTTTCGCAAGACCAAATGAACATACAATAATATCAAATTGATTTAGCGTGCATAATTCTTTTGCGCTGTCGGCGCTTTCTGCAAACTTTAAGTTTTTAAAGTTTAACTTCTCCAAAGATTGTTTCATGTAGCTCAACGCCAGTGGTTGGTCTTCCACAATTAGCATTTTCGCATTTTGAATTGTTGAAACAGGCATAGAGATACTTTTTGACAATTACTTAGCCTGTAAGTCTAGTACTTAGGTGTAGTTTTGAAAACAAAAATTAACTCATTTTTAGTAGCTTAGTTGATATATGGCGACGTTATTAAATAAAACAGGATAAGTAAGCGAACTCTTTACTTTTGTAGGGGAAGAGAAAGTGATTTAAGTTTTTGAAATGTTGATCATGCTGAACCTTATAGAAAACCAGTATCTTGGTTAGTCTTTATAGGCTGGTAATATTGCACAACTAGAAACTGAACTGAAAAGTGGTGGGTGTAATGGACTTGAGCGTTTGAATCTCGCCTTGATGCGGCTTAATGCGATGCTTGGCATCGACCCACTGCACAAATAAATTGAAAAGTGGTGGGTTGTACTGGACTTGAGCGATTGAATCTTGCCTTGATGCGGCTTAATGCGATGCTTGGCATCGACCCACTTCACAAATAAATTGAAAAGTGGTGGGTTGTACTGGACTTGAGCGATTGAATCTTGCCTTGATGCGGCTTAGTGCGATGCTTGGCATCGACCCAATGCACAAATAAATTGAAAATTGGTGGGTTGTACTGGACTTGAGCGATTGAATCTTGCCTTGATGCGGCTTAATGCGATGCTTGGCATCGACCCACTTCACAAATAAATTGAAAAGTGGTGGGTTGTACTGGACTTGAGCGATTGAATCTTGCCTTGATGCGGCTTAATGCGATGCTTGGCATCGACCCACTTCACAAATAAATTGAAAAGTGGTGGGTTGTACTGGACTTGAACCAGTGACCCTCGCCTTGTAAGGGCGATGCTCTCCCAACTGAGCTAACAACCCGCATTGTGATTCAATTTATACTCTTGAATGGAGTTTATGGTGGGTTGTACTGGAGTTAAACCAGTTACCCTTGCCTTGCTTAA from Pseudoalteromonas sp. UG3-2 encodes the following:
- the ligA gene encoding NAD-dependent DNA ligase LigA, whose amino-acid sequence is MSGTVESQIAALRQQLEDFNYQYYVLDNPSVPDAEYDRMMRQLISLEQQHPELLTPDSPSQKVGGEALSKFQQVTHKVPMLSLDNAFDEAEFTAFNRRLKERLMVSNDIAYCCEPKLDGLAVSILYRNGVLVQAATRGDGQVGENITENVKTIRNVPLKLRGENVPQEVEVRGEVFIDTAGFEKLNATAQAKGEKTFANPRNAAAGSLRQLDSKITAKRPLMFYAYSMGLVEGGELADEHYAQLQQLQSWGLPMSPETKLVENAQQALDYYQDIMARRSELPYEIDGVVIKVNNKQQQEQLGFVARAPRWAIAFKFPAQEEITQLLDVEFQVGRTGAITPVARLEPVFVGGVTVSNATLHNGDEIARLGVKIGDTVVIRRAGDVIPQVTQVVLDRRPETVTAIHFPDSCPVCDSHVERVEGEAVARCTGGLVCRAQRKEAIKHFASRKALDIDGLGDKIVEQLVERELIKTPADLFILKQGHFESLERMGPKSAKNLVAALEAAKQTTLAKFLYALGIREVGEATAQNLANHFLTLEKVMSASIDSLQQVNDVGVVVAQHIHSFFAEPHNQEVVEALIQVGVNWQDVAAPSVDEQPLAGQTYVLTGTLSQLNRNDAKARLQTLGAKVAGSVSKNTDAVYAGEKAGSKLTKAQELGVEVFDEEALIALFDKYEK
- a CDS encoding DUF2919 domain-containing protein, which encodes MKTARYGPEYWDKYGVYRTPLAFNLVLIVLLRPILIWVFSALTRRPELDLMSLFFDSKYHFFVATGIACIALIPTAVYSMRRPSSSPKLAAVWRHMRWPLILTAMLDLGWLGYQAAQSHYSFSPYVAIQIVLVAWVLLYLVKSRYLSCFFGDWPYPVDKQSEQGE
- the msrB gene encoding peptide-methionine (R)-S-oxide reductase MsrB, producing MLTWPDIMKFAHDGNPSAPRRVEKTAAKWREQLAPEVYTITREKGTERPFSSPSCQLFEPGKYACVCCGELLFDASEKYDSGSGWPAFTQPANVAAVAYHSDSSHGMERVEITCNCCDSHLGHVFPDGPPPSGLRYCVNALSLQRVD
- a CDS encoding chromosome segregation SMC family protein, whose product is MRLSSIKLAGFKSFVEPTKIPFPDQMTCVVGPNGCGKSNVIDAVRWVLGESSAKNLRGDAMTDVIFNGSTKRKAISQASVELLFDNTEGRLPGTFADRNQIAIKRLVTRDGQSLYFLNGSKCRKRDITDIFLGTGLGPRSYAIIEQGMISRLIESKPQELRIFLEEAAGISKYKERRRETQTRIKNTRENMERLLDVRQELQNQLEKLELQAQQASKYKTLKSQERDLRSWTAVLKWQGFVQKQTDKAEQIAKLEDKLAFFADANSGHDALLAGLEQEIKHLSDGYEHAQQSQHNIETQLAKLEQQKLSLAEKRRQLEQQAQELQLQQEEVATELKQQDDSASTMVKQVEDASEAVAVAELALEELEQCGEQDREQQHQLEQQHQDCQQQVQQLERQQQQLEHQIAQHQHTIAHQQARQTELEEQAQEHQSQALDAELQQAQAQQQQIIQAMASLQSQAQQQQTQQNQQSESLAALEQAHAQAQQALQDKQSTIKALSQWAEQSQQQSGISMLSQLRVAAGFEHAVEAALLGFSHLSLAEEPNHNGVWHCDMEIAPESVASKIHQGVFPSFLSKVKLQTEAQPFVACSEYLFAVTTTGLVIGENFRARIKNDEGGALKRYAELQACQTALPKLAAQVTELQSQITTQQQARAVTAEALSDTQQQVHQHAQQIAGLKSKIEMLQTGVETWQTTATKIQASQAQVEQQLKQLQDNISQENANLALLTEQMEQAQAAQTASAEALRDFKQQSQSRHLATQQAQQQLHDKKLALQQVHSEQQLSHSKLLHLQQREQELQSRLQQTQASLNSCEEPLEAAQEQVEVLLMQQLEAQEQKHNYFEQMQQAKQHLSEKQASLKEAQSEVQQLTESLQQLKLDEQSLMLKAQNALEPLEVLGRQLKTELENLPDDANLGRYQAQLNQISSDVEKLGAVNLAAIDEFAEAKQRKEYLDSQLQDLSDALASLEGVIRKIDRETKARFSATFEQVNSDLAELFPKVFGGGSAYLELTSDDLLDSGVSIMARPPGKKNSTIHLLSGGEKALTALSLVFSIFRLNPAPFCMLDEVDAPLDDANVGRFCRLVEEMSQTVQFIYISHNKVAMEMAGRLTGVTMAEPGVSRMVAVDIEQAVQMAQA
- a CDS encoding response regulator, coding for MPVSTIQNAKMLIVEDQPLALSYMKQSLEKLNFKNLKFAESADSAKELCTLNQFDIIVCSFGLAKKQDGYQFYEELRAKQLIRSGTAFIFISSETSPELVHSIIELQPDDFLVKPFSIKELQSRIERVLKRRQALHKIHSLMDDKNYSKALKTLDAELDKKSHNYTSLLLKLKGELLQRLGRFEEAKTFYKNVLELQKFTWAKLGLVETLINNNEDVVAQKMLKNLIERAETRLPALDLLSKLEIKLNQYENAQQLLQQAIEMAPRNIDRQSSLGRVAQINHDYEASYKAYKDIATFARHSIHDKPEIYLNAARAGIDFALSTDQSDQVTRLTRQTQQYLSDLKQQFPNAQNQAQIDVLNARVHYLKDEHDKAKQLLEQLDDDPIIRSVDSTLDKAKAFHEVGLNLKAQELFNRVIHHCERHKSVADATTMHYLYQQQQEKKEITMGPKELNNHAVTQFNRGQYEVALEAFTQAFRIMPKNAGIALNLLQCMSDSCAKSGGTFNSNLAKRCSTLLEEAELDDEQQLRYSKLKSRLQEMKLEFQ
- the zipA gene encoding cell division protein ZipA, which codes for MATELRWALIVISALVIGGLLIHGLWSVRKKDAEGSQPKRADDTTSDHIKEPNEPEIGEMAFTAVDDEPVTEAPTVDHEPETDTSEAVSEEGSDSQVSEPQDFIILHVQMPEGLTMAGSRLLPAVLSLGFKYSDEGFFNRHLEPSGNGPVLFRLVNMYNPGTFDIDHMEQFSTAGISLFMTLPCEGDNLAAFNMLHSAAKKLAEEFGATVLDKDREPLTVEAVRGYVEKVREFAA